A window of the Blastocatellia bacterium genome harbors these coding sequences:
- a CDS encoding B-box zinc finger protein produces MRTSVLYCSYHPGRRAMVHCAACRRPLCPSCDHRIRGFPYCQDCIVRGIDMLRRPRVTDAAAPRRPRQSPALALLCALIPGLGAVYNHQNVKAIIHFLMIIGLIELADVTGIALFGIGGGVFYLFSLVDAYRTAQAINAGLDPREDDERLRQLLRERVHVLAVVLIGLGMLFIASDLLKLFNIALSVRRLWPVIFVAIGLYLLYRHSRHRRSGDLQTTRDFWGRPASLFVRDSGSFNERSSDNPRLPPAGSGR; encoded by the coding sequence TCATGAGAACGTCCGTCCTTTACTGCTCCTATCATCCCGGTCGCCGGGCGATGGTTCATTGTGCGGCCTGTCGCCGCCCCTTGTGTCCGTCGTGCGATCATCGGATTCGGGGCTTCCCCTACTGTCAGGATTGCATCGTCCGGGGAATTGACATGCTGCGTCGCCCGAGGGTGACGGACGCAGCCGCCCCCCGTCGGCCTCGACAATCACCCGCCCTGGCCCTTTTGTGTGCGCTCATTCCCGGACTCGGAGCGGTTTACAATCACCAGAATGTCAAGGCCATCATCCACTTCCTCATGATCATCGGACTCATTGAGCTTGCCGATGTCACGGGTATCGCCCTCTTTGGCATCGGCGGTGGAGTTTTCTACCTTTTCTCTCTCGTTGATGCCTATCGCACGGCTCAAGCCATCAATGCGGGGCTCGATCCACGGGAAGACGATGAGCGTCTCCGCCAGTTACTGCGCGAGCGCGTGCACGTCCTCGCCGTCGTCCTCATTGGCTTGGGAATGCTTTTCATCGCATCGGACCTGCTCAAGCTTTTCAACATTGCCCTCTCGGTGCGCAGGCTCTGGCCGGTGATCTTTGTGGCCATCGGGCTGTATCTTCTCTACCGCCATTCTCGCCATCGGCGGAGCGGGGACCTCCAAACGACGCGGGACTTCTGGGGCCGACCGGCCTCCCTCTTTGTCCGGGACAGCGGATCGTTCAATGAGAGATCGAGCGACAATCCGCGACTGCCTCCGGCGGGATCGGGGCGGTGA